The Natrinema pellirubrum DSM 15624 region GTCGGTCGACGCGTTCATGGACGACATCGAGCCCTGGATTCCCGACGACCGCAACGACGACTGGGAGGTCGTCGCCCGGACCCCCCGCGTCCTGCGGACGTTCGAGTCCCTCGACGAAGAGCCTCGCGAGATCATGCGCGACCCCGTCCGGGAACTCGTCGACGGGATGGCGATGTTCACCGACCGGTACGCCGACGAGGGCGGCCTGCGCTTACAGACAATCGAGGAACTCGAGGAGTACTGCTGGTACGCTGCCGGGACCGTCGGCACCCTGATCACCGGGCTGGTCGCCCGCGGTACCTCACAGGACCGGGCCGACGAGATGCGGGAGAACGCCCGCTCGTTCGCCCTCCTCCTGCAGCTGGTCAACATCGCGAAAGACGTCGACGACGACTACCGCGAGGAGAACAACGTCTACCTTCCCGCCGAATGGCTCGCCGCGGAGGACGTCGATGTCGAGGCAGTCACCGACGAGGCCCACCACGGTGGCGTCACGAACGTCATCAAGCGGGTGACAGGCCGCGCCGAGAGCTACCTCGACGACGCCCAGCGATACCTCGAGGTCGTCCCCGAACACAACGGCAACCGCCTCTCGGCGTGGGCGATCCCCTATCTGCTCGCGGTCGGCACGCTCCGCGAACTGCGCGAACGGCCCGAGGACGTCGTCCGCGAGGGTGACGTGAAGGTCTCGCGGGCGGAGGTCTTTGCCCTCCTCCAGCAGTTCGAGGACGGCGTCTCCCGCTCGCGACTGGCCGAACTGCGCGAGCAGATGGCCAACCAGCCGCTCCATCAGTGAACGGCCACCACTGCGCCTGAAACGCCCGACGAGGGCCGTTCTCGAGCCGTTGACCCGAACCGGCAGCGCCGTTGCCCGGCCCGCGGCGGAGACACAAGACGTATGCGAGCGTCCTGACGAGTTCTACCCCGATGGTCCGTCCCGCCCTCGAGCGCCGCGTCGGTATCGACGAGCGCGCGCTGGCGGTGTTTCGCATCGCGCTCGGTGCCCTCCTCCTGTTCGACCTCTGTCACCGGGTGCGGTTTCTCAGCGCCTTCTACACCGACGACGGCGTGTTGCCGCGGGCGCTCCTTTACGAACAGTACGCGCTCGGACGCTACTCGATTCACGCGCTGTCGGGCGAGCCGTGGCTCCAGGTTGTTCTGTTCGGCTGTTCGGCGCTCTTCGCGGTCGCACTGCTGGTCGGCTACCGGACGAGAACCGCGACGGCCCTCGCTGCACTCTTGCTCTTCTCGTTGCACGTTCGCAACCCGTTCGTCCTGAACGGGGCCGACAGACTCCTGCGCGAACTGCTGGTGCTTGCCGTCTTTCTCCCACTCGGCAACCGCTGGTCGATCGACGCTCGAGAGGGGGCGGGACGGAACGACGCCGCGACGCGAGCAGGCAACGACGCGCTGATCACGACGCCGGCGACCGCGGCGGTCCTCGTTCACGTCGTCACCCTGTTCGTCGGCAACGCCGTCCTCAAGACCGAGGGCAGCACCTGGTACAGCGGCGATGCCCTCGGCTACGCGCTCCGGCAGGACCAACTGACGCTCCCGCTCGCCGACGCCGTCGCGACCGACCCGCTCGCGCTCACGGCCGGCACCTACGCCTGGGCGGGACTCGTGACCGGCGCACCCCTGTTGCTCCTGCTCACCGGCCGTCTCCGAACTGCCTACGCCGCGGCGTTTCTCGCCGCGGTCTCCGGGATGGCGTTCTCGATGGCGGTCGGCCTCTTCCCGGCGGTCCTGTTCACCGCGGTCCTCCTCTTTCTCCCACCGGGTGTCTGGGACGTCCTCGAGCGCGTCGCCGCCGGTGCGGTCGGTCGGGTCGCCCCGCTCGAGCGTCCCCTGACGGCCTGCCGAAGCGGGATCGATCGCGTGACACCCCCGCAGTCCGTCGGCTCCCCGCTGCCGGCGGCGGTTCGGGACCGAACGCATCGGTACCGGTCGGCCGCACTCGTCGGCGTCCTGACGGTCGTCCTCCTGTGGAGCGGACTGTTGCTCGGTGCGACGGCCGGTCTCGAGCCGGCCGACTCGAGGGTCCCGGACGACTATCAGTGGACGATGTTCGCACCCGATCCGAGTACGACCGACGGCGGATTCGCAGTGGTCGGCCACGTCGACGGTGGGCCCGATATCGACGTTCTTCGCGGCACCGCCGTTCGGGCCGATCACCCGCCCGCGGCCGACACGGGTCCCGACTTCCGCTGGCGGAAGTACCTCTATTCGCTACTCGAGAACGATGCTCGCGCCGAACGGTTCGCTGGCTACATGTGCGAACGGGCGAGCGTGACGAGCGGTGGTTCCGTCGAGAGCGTCACCGTGACGTACACTGAACGGCGGATCGCGCTCGAGGGGGCGGCCCCGCCGGCGGAGACGGTGACGGTCGTCGAACGATCGTGCTGATCGAGGGCGAGGGTTGCGACGTGGCGTCGAACGATCGCGTCGTTAGTCGTCCTCTGCCGCGAGCGTTCGTCCGAGCAGCGCGAGCGGACAGCCGAAGACTCCGACGACGATGACCCACGGGAGAAAGAGTATCGTTCCGATGAGGACGGTCAAGACGCCGATCGAACTCGTCGGATAGACGATCGCGATGACGACACTCGGAACGAGCGCGACGACCCCGAGTAGCGCCCCCGGCGTCCGACCGCACTCGAACGCGTGGCCGATCGGCAGGAAGAGCGCGGTAGCGAGCCCGAACAGGAGGGGGAGCGGGTACGCGATCCCGCCGGCAAGCGATCGCGTGTAAGCGGCGGCGACGAGCGTCGCGAAGACCGCGAGGACGAACAGCCCGCGCGTCTCGAGTCGGGGACCGATTCGCGCGGCGGCCAGCCCGAGCAACGCGTATCCGGCCCCCAGCGACGACAGCACGACGGCGACTGGCGGAAACGCCCGCCCGGTCGCCACCGCACCGTAGCCGAGGAAGCCGATCGCGCCGCCGACGCCGACGGCGACGAGCAACCGCTCGAGCGTCGTTGCCTCGACCGTCGATCGCTCGAGGCCGAGGCGGCTTGCCAGTCGCCCGAACACGGGAGACCCGCGTCCGGGACGGCCGATCGCGATACCGAGGAGACCGACCAGCGCGCCAGGGACGGCCCCGATAGCCAACCCGCGAGCGAGCGCCGACGGTCCGACCGCGAGGCCGATGGTCGCGTAGCCCCTTGCGGTCCCGAAGAGGCCACCCTCGCCGTAGGTGACGTACGTCTGGTCGTCGAAGTCACGGTCCCCACCGTCCTCGGTCGCCCAGGTCGCCTCGTTACCGTCGACTGTAGCGGCGGGGAGACGGTTCGTGATCGTCGTTCCGTCGGGCGTATGGATCGTCAGTCGCTCGGCCGCTAACTCGTAGCGCGTGGACGACGTGCCCGTCGCGAAGTAGTCGACGATCCGACTGTCGCCGACGCCGCGACGAGCGACGTCGTCGACGGTGTAGTTCACCACGACAGTATCGTCCTCGATCGCCGTCTCGACGGCCCGAACGTCGCCCTCTGCGGCGTGGGTGTGAGCCCAGGCGGCATCGACTGCGGCCTCGAGCGCGCTCGCGTTGGTCCGGTAGCGTTCGGCAGCCGAAGCGGTGACGGGGATCCGGGCGTGCCACAGCGAATCACCGTTCTCGTCGATGTAGATGTCGAGGGTTCCGTGGCCGGTCGCGCCCGCTATTTCGGCGTCGTTCGCGACGCTGGGTCCGCAGACGCCACAGAGCTGTGTCGGAGGCGGTGCGGCCGCCACCGCGACGACGGCGATCAGTCCGACGAGACACCAACAGAGGAGGAGCGGGAGAACGCGGGCGGTTCGCATCGTCTTCGCAGACGCATGTCGGCACCAAATAAATTATGACGAGGTGAAACGAACGGGCGCGGCTATTCGTACTCGTAGAACCCCTGCCCCGTCTTCTTACCGAGGTCGCCGGCCTCGACCTTCCGCTTGAGGAGGTACGCGGGCTTGTACCGATCACCTAACTCCTCGTGAAGCGTCTCGGAGGCGTGGAGACAGACGTCGAGGCCGATGTGGTCGGCCAGCGTCAGCGGCCCCATCGGCACGTTGGTCCCGAGTTCCATTCCCGTGTCGATGTCGTCTTTGGAGGCGACGCCCTCGTCGTAGGCCCGGATTCCCTCGTTGATCCAGGGCATGAGAATGCGGTTGGTGACGAAGCCGGGCTTGTCGTCGGCCTCCCAGGTCGTCTTCCCGAGGTCCGCGGCGAGGTCGTGGGCCAGTTCGGTCACTGTGTCGGTCGTCTTCTCGCCGACGACCACTTCGACGCCCTCCATGATCGGCACCGGGTTCATGAAGTGCAGCCCGATCACGCGCTCCGGGTACTCGAGGTCGCTGGCGATCGAGGTGATCGAGAGCGTACTCGTGTTCGTCGCCAGCACTACGTCGTCGGCACACACCCGCTCTAAGTCGGCGAAGACCTCCTGCTTGACTGCGAGTTCCTCGAGGGCGGCCTCGACGACCAGATCACAGTCGCCGAGATCGTCGAGGAGCGTGGTCCCCTCGATCCGGTCGCGGATCGTCGCCGGCGCTTCCTCGAGGGCACCCCGACTCTCGAGGCGGCTGAGACTATCGTCGATGGTGTCGAAGCCGTTCTCGACGTACTGCGATTCGATGTCGCGCATGACGACCTCGTAGCCGTTCGTGGCGGCGACCTGTGCGATGCCGCTGCCCATCGTCCCCGCGCCGACGACGCCGATCCGGTCGAGCTGCTCGCGAACCATACGCTCCCTTCCGTCGTCGCGGCCGTAAGCGTGCTGGTCAGCTGGCGGGTCGTGTCGGCGCGCGAGGGCAACTTTCAAGACGAGACAGTGTGAGCTACGCACGACCGGTGAATCGCGTGAGCAAGGAAGAAGTCGTCAGCGACGCGGAGACGGGAGCCGACCCGGCGAGCGATGGGGAGGACGGGGACACGACCGTCGTCGACATCGGGATCACCGTCGACGTCGGCGACGACACCGCCGATGTCGCCGACGCCGGTTCGGACCCCGTCGAACTCGCCTTCGACGAGGACGAACTGCTCGCGGCGACTGACGACGCGACCACGGACGCCGACGACGAAGCCCCCGCAGGTTCGGAGCGGGACGCGGCGATCGAGCCGGCCGAACGCGAGGCGCTCGCGGCCGCCGACATCGACCCCGAGGCGGTCGTCGACAAGGAGTACTCCTATCGACTGTTGCTCGAGAACGGGGTCGACGAGGACGTCGCGGCCGCCCTCCGCAGGCGCTTCTCGTTGCCGTGGTCGTTCGAGTCCAACGGCGACTTAGGGCGGCGCTCGAGCGAGGTCCGCGGGCTGGGCGAGGCCGAACGCGAGTGGATCGCGGTCAGCGACGACGAGGACTGGCAGGCCTTCGAGTACGACGAGGCGACCGTCTCGATCGGTCGGGAGCGTCCCTCACAGCGGCCGTATCCGAAGCCGACCCCGGTGACCGCCGTCACCGGGGTCGGCCCGGACGACGCCGATCGGCTGGCCGAGGCCGGAATCCAGTCGGCCGAGCGGCTGGCGACGATCAGCGCGATGACCGTCGCCACGGCGCTCGATCTGAATGTCCTGCACGTCCGTACGTGGCGACACAACGCCCGCGAATTACTCGAGTGAGGACTGCGATAGCACGGTGACGCTGGCAGCACTCGTCGCTCGAGCCGACGCCGCGTTGGCAGTCAGCTCCCGATAGCTGATTTCGATCCCGTTTCGAGTCCTCGGCGAGTCGGATCGCCGTCACGTCGCACGGCTCGAGAGCGTGCTATTACTACACGTGTACTCAATATCGACAACCAGGACCATCAGAGATTTATAGCGCACTGTTGGACCGTCTAACAGATGATTCCGATCGACGATTCCCCGATCGTACGCGACGGCAAGTCACTGATTCTGGCGATGGACCACGGCTTAGAACACGGCCCCGTCGACTTCGAGGAGGTTCCCGAGAAGCTCGACCCGGCGACGGTCTTCGAGACGGCGACCCACGACGCCGTCTCCGCGATGGCGGTCCAGAAGGGGATCGCCGAGGGCTACTACCCAAGCTACGAGGACGACGTCAATCTCCTGTTGAAGCTCAACGGCACCTCGAACCTCTGGATGGGCGAGCCCGACTCGGCGGTCAACTGCTCGGTCGACTACGCCGCCGAACTGGGTGCCGACGCCCTCGGATTTACCGTCTACGGCGGCTCGAACCACGAGATCGAGATGGTCGAGGAGTTCCGCGACGCCCAGGAGAAAGGCCGCGAGTACGACCTCCCTATGGTCATGTGGTCCTACCCGCGCGGCCAGGGACTGAAAAACGACACCAAGCCCTCGACGATCTCCTACGCGACGCGGCTGGCCCTCGAACTGGGCGCCGACATCGCGAAGGTCAAGTACCCCGGGAGCCCGGAGGCGATGGCCCACGCCGTCGACTGCGCCGGCGACATGAAGGTCATCATGTCGGGCGGCTCGAAGACCTCCGACTACGAGTTCCTCTCACAGGTCGAGGCGGTCATCGACGCCGGTGCGAAGGGGCTGGCCGTCGGCCGCAACGTCTGGCAGCGCGAGGATCCGACGCGACTGCTGGACGCCCTCGAGAAGGTCATCTACGAGGAAGCGACGGCCGACGCCGCGCTCGAGGCCACCGAATAGATGACGGTCTCGGACCCGGTCGTCGAGGACATCGTCGCGACGATCAGTCGCTCGGCGACCGAGATACGGCAGGGACTGATCGGCCGCCGCGGGACCGTCGACGAGGAAAACCCAAGCGGCGAGACCCAGGCCAAGGCGGACGTCTGGGCGGACGAACTGCTCGGCGAGCGCCTCGCCGGGATCGACGGCGTCGGTCAGTACGCCAGTGAGGAGCGCGCCGACGTCGTCGACTGCGGTGTGGATCCGGCCGACGGCGACGCCTACGCCGTCGCGGTGGACCCGCTCGACGGCTCCTCGAACCTCAAGTCCAACAACACCATGGGGACGATCTTCGGCGTCTACGACGCCGCACTGCCCGCCCGCGGTGAGACCCTCGTCGCGGCCGGCTTCGTCCTCTACGGCCCGATCACGACGATGGTGATCGCCACCGAGGAGACCGTCGCCGAGTACGAACTCTCCGGGGGCGAGCGGAACGTCGTCGACGACGACGTGACCCTCCCCGACGAGCCGGTCGTCTACGGCTTCGGCGGCCGCGTCCCGGACTGGCCCGCGGACTTCCGCGAGTACGCCCGCGAGATCGAGGACGAACTCAAACTCCGGTACGGCGGCGCGTTGATCGGCGACGTCAATCAGGTACTGACATACGGCGGCACCTTCGGCTACCCCGGCCTCGAGTCCCGGCCCGAGGGCAAACTCCGCCTGCAGTTCGAGGGGAACCCGATCGGCTACGTCGTCGAACGGGCCGGCGGGCGCTCCTCGAACGGGGACCGCTCGCTACTCGCCGTCGAACCCGATGCCCTCCACGATCGCACGCCGGTCCACGTCGGCAACGACGAGCTGATCGAGCGCCTCGAGGCGGCCCTCGCGTAACCCGCCGATCCGTTTTTCGCTGTTCGGTATCGTCAGTCGAGCCAGGCGGCCGTTACGGCGACGTAGACGCCAACACCGACGAGCAACAGCGCGTAGAACGCCCAGCGGGGCCAGCCGGTCGCGAGGAACGCCAGGGTGAGAAACAGGACCCACAGGGAGATGGCGATCAGATCCCCGACGACGCGGCCGATCGTCCGGACGGCCGTTCTGACGGGTCCGGTCGCGCCCTCCTCGGACCGACTGGTATCGTTACGCATCGCGGTTCGGTCCTCGTGACTCTGGTCGATCCTCGGTTCGATCCTCGTGACCCCCGTCGGTCATCGATTCGATCCTCGTGACTCCCGTCGGTCGTCGCTCAGAAGTGATAGCCATGTGTTTCGGTCAGTCGATAGGCCCCCACGCCCCAGACGTAGCTCTGGCCGGGCCACCAGGTCCGGGCGTTGTTGAAGCCGGCGATGAGGACGTCGTCGGGCCCGCCCTCGGGATCGCGGTGGTAACTCACGGAGCCGCTATCGCCGTCCGTGAGGTCCATCTCGCCGCCCCAGCGGAGCTGCCCGCGCCGGCAGAAGTCGTCCGTGAAACAGGTCACGGCGTCGATTCCCTGTACCGTTCCCACCGTGTGACCGGTCATCGCACCGACCTTCTCGAGTTCGGCGTCGCGTGCGACGAGCGTCGCGAGGCCGAACTTGGTGAACTGGCCCCGCACCCGCGGGCTCGAGGGGGCGTCGATCCTGTTCGTCGGTTCGATGCCGCCGGTCGGCTCGACGGTCGCGACGTCGGCGACCGGGTGGTGTCGTGCAACGGTTCCCAGCTCGGCCGCGTCGTCGCCACTGATGGGCAGCGACAGGGACTCCGCGGTCGACCCCTCGATCCCGTCGAAGGCATGATCGGCCGTCACGAAGAACCGCCGTTCCCCGTCGGGATGATACAGCGCCGGGCCGAGCGTCGCCAGACTCGTCGGCGTCTCGCAGGCGACGCCGCTGGGGACGCGACCGTCCGTATCGGGGTAGCCGAGCCGGGGTTCGCTCGCCTCGGAGTTGTCCCCGATGTCGTCGACATCGATGAACGTCTCCACGTCGATCTCGACGCCCTCGGCGAGTTCGCCGAGCAGTTCGTTCACGGAATGCCCCTCGCTCGAGACGCCGACGGAGACGGTTGCGGTCCCGCTCTCGAAGTCACCGGGGACGACGGCACTCCCGAGGTAGCCGGTGAACCCGACCCGGGACAGGAGATCATTGATTTCGAACGCCTTCTCGACGGCGGCGTACCACGCTGCAGGGACGCGTTCCGTTCGCTCCCGGATCGACCACGGGTCGGCCGGGTCGTCCCTGACGAGGGCAGTGACGACGGGGACCTCGCCGTCGCCGGCGGCGAGGAAGTCGTCGACGCCGAGCAAGTGGGCCATCCCGAGGGCGTAGCCACCGCCGGCGACCGTCCGCAGGAACTCGCGTCGGTCCAGTCCCCGCCCGATCCGGTCGCGAAGCGTCGCTCTCCGTTGTCCCAAACGTTCGGTGTGTCCCTCCGACATATCGCTATCTACCCCGCTCCACACTACTGGAACGGATCGCTAACCGTCGAAACGAACGGCGATTCGACGGAAAGCCGTGCTGCCTGCAATTGCCGTCAAACGTCTTTCTCGCGGCCGGATCGTCGGTCGGCAGCGGCCGTGGTGTGCCCGCCAGTCGATCGCGGCCTCCCGGACACCGCTATAACGCGGCCTCCCACGTAACGCGTGGACTACTGAACGCGAGCGTTCGTATCATCCGACCCGACAGTGTATGGTGTCTCCGTGCTGGTGACCACGGAGACAGAACGCACTCTCGAGCGGGTCGCGCCATAGTCGATCCGTCTCCCCTCGCGACGACCGCCACACGATCAGTGGCGATCCGTCGGCGCGACCCCTCTCCCCCTCTACTGTCCCATCCAGTCCGTGATCGGTTCGTGTGACCGTCCGACACGGAGACGACGGTAACGACAGTATTCGGCCGGCAGGAGATCCAGTATCATGTGGTTTCGACGCATAGTTGCCCCTGCCCTCGAAGTACGACCCGGTTACAACCTCGAAATCGTCGCGGCCGCCGCCCGAACCGTTTGCCGTCGATTGTAAGCGATTACCAGCGACGGCGATCCCCCTACGCCTGCCATAACAATACCCCGTGTACTGGTACGGGCTCGTACTCCCGACGGCAACGGTCGGTTCGATTCCGGCCGGGAGTCTATGAGTTCCGAGCGCGCGACCCCAGGCCAGTGGCTGCCGGGCGATGTGACGCCCGTCGACCTCGAGCGGCTGCTCTGGGGGCTGGTCGCGCTCTCGCTGATCGCCGACATCGTCACGACGTTCGTCGGGCTCAACCTCGGGTTGGCCGAGTCCAACCCCGCGGCCCGCGGGGCGATCGAGAGCCACGGCGTCGTCGGCATGCTCGGGCTGAAGGCGTTCGCGGTCGGCGTCGCGCTGGCCTGTCGGCCCCTCCTCGAGCGGGCGTATCGGCCGATCGTGCCCGCGGGGCTCGCGGTGCCGTGGCTGGCCGCCGCGGTCGTCAACATGTATACGATCTCGACAGTACTCTCTAGTAGCCACTGACCGTCATTGCACAGCTAATCGCGCGACTGCGGTGCGACAGTATGGAAACCGTTTCAGTGGCTCCGAGAGGCGTCCCGGTCGCGATCTATCGGTTCCCGTTCGTCAGTCGAGCAGGGACCGCCCGTAGTTTATACCAGATCACGAGGCCACTCCGGGTATGGCTCGAACCCAAGCAACACGCCGACGCGTACTCCGGGGCTGCGGTGCCCTCGGCGTCGTCGGATTGGCGGGTTGTGCAAACAGGAGTACCGATGCGACGACCGACGCCGACTTCCCGCCGGGGCTGACCGCCGACGGTCTCGAGGATCCGGCGGCCCTCCTCGAGGCGCACCGGCGAGCGCTCCCGGAGACGTCGTTTACCGGGTCCTTCGAGTATCGGTATCGGGACTCGGTCAAGGACACCGAGGCCACGACGACGGTCGATTCGTTCGACATCCGGGCCGACCCTGCCGCCGACCGCGTCGTTCGAACACGTCACGGGACCGTTCCCGGCTACGATCGAGACCGCGTGGTCTACGTGAACGGCGAGTACAGGGCGACGAATCGCCCCGCCCCACTCACGCACGACGGCGCTACTGCCGTCATCGACGACTCTCTCGAGTCGATCGAGAACTGGATGCTCGATCCCATCGACGAGTACGAGGGAACGCGAGCGACCGATACGGGCCCCGTCCACGAGTACCGGCTGTCGGAGACGACCGCCTTCGAGGCGTCGGAGGGCGTCCCGGTCCCGGATGCGTTCCCCGGGTCCAACCCCGCGGGGACCGGCCGGATCCTCGTCGACGAGGCCGGCCGCATTCGTCGCTATCGGACGACGCAACGAGGACAGTTCGAAGCCATTTCGTCGGTAATCGATCTCGACATCACGTTCGGTCAGTTCGGACGGACGGAGGTGGCGGAACCCAAGCGCGTCGATCCGGTCGGAGCCGACGGCCACCGAACGTTAGACGCCGGAACGAAGATCGAGTTAGCGCTTCGAGATTATAGTTGGCTCGGCGTCGAACCAGCCGAGATACGGGGATTCGACGACCCGACGCTCGTTCTCGCAGCGGGGAAGCCATACGAGGTCTCCGTGACGGGCGTCGGACGGGCTCATGACTTCGAGATACGGGATGCCAAGGGAGATGTCGTCGACACGACGGACGGCACTTCCCTCGAGTTCGTCGCGAGCGAGGCAATGACGTCGTATAGGAGCAACAGTATCGATGTCGGCGGCGAGGTCGTCGTCCGCTGATTCGGGAGGGTCCTCAGGGCCCGGATGTACGAACGATCACGGCCGGACGTCCCTGCCATCTCGTCCGTTTGCGATGGCACCGGTCACGCGGGTCGGTCACCGCGAACGTCTCGATGCGCATCGTGACGATCCCACGCTCCCCGTCGCTGGTCTCGCGTTCGTCGGTGACCATCGACAGCCCCACCGTCAGACGGACCGTGTAGAGGCCGTTGACTACTCAGAACTGCTGGGTTGTGCCCTCGGTGATCGTCCGCCGGCGCTCGTGTTCGATGGTCTCGCCGACGGTACTCGCGGGCCGTCGGATTCCGACTCGAGCCGCCGATCGATGCGGTGTTCATTCAATCATGTCGGTCTCCTCGCCGGCGTCCTGCTGGACCCAGATCGTCTTCGTGTTGACGAACTCCGTGATCCCGTGTTCGGCGAGTTCCCGGCCGTAGCCCGAGTCCTTCACGCCGCCGAAGGGCAATCGAGGATCGGATTTGACGAGTTCGTTGACGAAGGCGAGCCCGGACTCGAACTGCCGGGCGACCCGCTCGCCGCGCTCGAGATCCTCGGTCCAGACGCTCGCACCGAGACCGAAGCGGGTGTCGTTTGCTTTCTCGATGGCGGCGGCCTCGTCGGGGACCCGGAATAGAGAGGCGACGGGGCCGAACAGTTCCTCCCGGTCGGCGGGGGCGTTCTCGGGAACGTCCGTGATCACCGTCGGCGGGTAGTACGCGCCGTCGCGGTCCATCGGCTCGCCGCCCAACTCGAGTTCGCCGCCTTGCTCGACCGTTTCCGCGACCTGCTCGTGGAGGTCGTCCATGAGGTCCGGACGAGCCTGCGGGCCGAGGTCGGTGGCATCGTCCATCGGATCACCGACCGTCTGGGCCGCCATCTCGTCGATAAAGCGGTCGACGAACTCGTCGTAGACGTCGTCGACCACGACGAACCGCTTGGCCGCGATACAGGACTGGCCGTTGTTGATGAGCCGCGCCTGGACCGCCGTCTCGACCGTCTCCTCCATGGGGGCGTCCTCGAGGACGACGAAGGGGTCGCTCCCGCCCAACTCGAGGACCGACTTCTTGAGCTGGCTGCCGGCGGTTTCGGCGACCGCTCGACCCGCGGCGTCGCTGCCGGTGATGGTGACGGCTCGGATCCGGTCGTCCTCGATGACCGCGTCGATCTCGCTCGAGTCGATCAGCAGCGACGTGAAGGCGCCGTCGGGAAACCCCGCTCGGTCGAAGACGTCCTCGATGGCCCGGGCACAGCCGGGAACGTTCGAGGCGTGTTTCAGCAGGCCGACGTTGCCCGCCGCGAGGTTCGGCGCGGCAAAGCGAAAGACCTGCCAGAACGGGAAGTTCCAGGGCATGATCGCCAGCACCGGCCCCAGCGGCTGGTAGGCGACGACGGTGCGGGCGTTCTCGTCGCCGGCGATCACCTCGTCCTGAAGGTGTTGTGCCGCGTTCTGGGCGTAGTAATCACAGACCCACGCGCATTTCGCGACCTCGTCGCGGGCCTGCCCGATCGGCTTCCCCATCTCTTCGGTCATCAGTTCGGCGTACTCGTCTGTGTTCTCCCGAAGGACATCGGCCGCCCGGGCGAGCAGCCGCTGGCGGGTCTCGATCGGCGTCTCCGACCACTCCGAGAAGGTCTCGGTCGCGCGCTCGAGTCGGGCCTCGCGTTCCTCGTCGGAGGTCGCCTCGAAGCTGTCGACCACGTCGCCCGTCGCCGGGTTCGTGCTTTCGATTGACATGCCGTGACCGACCACGACGAACCGCTTAGTACGCGGGGCTGCCAACCAATGGTGAGTCGATCCGTCACGGTCGTTCGTGCCACACAACCCCTATGCCGGTCGAATCCCTACGAGCGACCATGTCAACCGACACGTCCCACGACGATTTCGAACCGCCACCCGAAGCGCGGAAGACCGTTCTCTTCTGTCCGGACTGTGGCCACGAGAGTCCGGTTACCGGCGACTGGAAGACCGTAACGGCCGGCGACGAGCGACTGCTCGTTTGTGTCGACTGTGGTTGCGTCGTCGACCGCCGATCGCGACGCCAGCACGAGACCGTGAAAGCGGTCTAGCGCGGGACCGGGGGATGGTCCCACACCCCTCGTTCAGAGTGAAACGCGTGTTCGAGGTGGTGGCAGTTCGACGGGTCAGGAAAAGGACTCGAGGTCGGCGTCGCGGTTCCCCGTCGACGGCCCCGTCTCCCGAAGTCGGTCGTACGTCGGCAGGTCCTCGAGCGAGGCATCACGGCGGACCGCCTTGACGATGTGTTTCGGGTCAGTCACGAGCCGGTGCAGGAGGTAACTCCCCTGTGACCGACCGCCACCGGTCTTCTCGGATTCGATGACGCCGAGAAACGCCTGCTCTTTCAGTTGGCGATAGAGGCCGTTCTCGGTGATCGGATCGGTCGCGACCAGCTCACAGATGCCGACGTAGCGCTCGTACACCTCCCGGGTCTTGTACGTCTCCCGATCGCCCGTGATGATACAACT contains the following coding sequences:
- a CDS encoding phytoene/squalene synthase family protein; the protein is MTTGQPEPKPDADLEDDLEWCYDAVHGVSRTFSITIDRLEEPMARHICLGYLLCRIADTIEDAGHIPPARQTELLTRYDRLLDPDATESVDAFMDDIEPWIPDDRNDDWEVVARTPRVLRTFESLDEEPREIMRDPVRELVDGMAMFTDRYADEGGLRLQTIEELEEYCWYAAGTVGTLITGLVARGTSQDRADEMRENARSFALLLQLVNIAKDVDDDYREENNVYLPAEWLAAEDVDVEAVTDEAHHGGVTNVIKRVTGRAESYLDDAQRYLEVVPEHNGNRLSAWAIPYLLAVGTLRELRERPEDVVREGDVKVSRAEVFALLQQFEDGVSRSRLAELREQMANQPLHQ
- a CDS encoding 3-hydroxyacyl-CoA dehydrogenase family protein produces the protein MVREQLDRIGVVGAGTMGSGIAQVAATNGYEVVMRDIESQYVENGFDTIDDSLSRLESRGALEEAPATIRDRIEGTTLLDDLGDCDLVVEAALEELAVKQEVFADLERVCADDVVLATNTSTLSITSIASDLEYPERVIGLHFMNPVPIMEGVEVVVGEKTTDTVTELAHDLAADLGKTTWEADDKPGFVTNRILMPWINEGIRAYDEGVASKDDIDTGMELGTNVPMGPLTLADHIGLDVCLHASETLHEELGDRYKPAYLLKRKVEAGDLGKKTGQGFYEYE
- a CDS encoding DUF7409 domain-containing protein, yielding MSKEEVVSDAETGADPASDGEDGDTTVVDIGITVDVGDDTADVADAGSDPVELAFDEDELLAATDDATTDADDEAPAGSERDAAIEPAEREALAAADIDPEAVVDKEYSYRLLLENGVDEDVAAALRRRFSLPWSFESNGDLGRRSSEVRGLGEAEREWIAVSDDEDWQAFEYDEATVSIGRERPSQRPYPKPTPVTAVTGVGPDDADRLAEAGIQSAERLATISAMTVATALDLNVLHVRTWRHNARELLE
- a CDS encoding class I fructose-bisphosphate aldolase yields the protein MIPIDDSPIVRDGKSLILAMDHGLEHGPVDFEEVPEKLDPATVFETATHDAVSAMAVQKGIAEGYYPSYEDDVNLLLKLNGTSNLWMGEPDSAVNCSVDYAAELGADALGFTVYGGSNHEIEMVEEFRDAQEKGREYDLPMVMWSYPRGQGLKNDTKPSTISYATRLALELGADIAKVKYPGSPEAMAHAVDCAGDMKVIMSGGSKTSDYEFLSQVEAVIDAGAKGLAVGRNVWQREDPTRLLDALEKVIYEEATADAALEATE
- a CDS encoding class 1 fructose-bisphosphatase, with the translated sequence MTVSDPVVEDIVATISRSATEIRQGLIGRRGTVDEENPSGETQAKADVWADELLGERLAGIDGVGQYASEERADVVDCGVDPADGDAYAVAVDPLDGSSNLKSNNTMGTIFGVYDAALPARGETLVAAGFVLYGPITTMVIATEETVAEYELSGGERNVVDDDVTLPDEPVVYGFGGRVPDWPADFREYAREIEDELKLRYGGALIGDVNQVLTYGGTFGYPGLESRPEGKLRLQFEGNPIGYVVERAGGRSSNGDRSLLAVEPDALHDRTPVHVGNDELIERLEAALA
- a CDS encoding DUF5658 family protein; this encodes MSSERATPGQWLPGDVTPVDLERLLWGLVALSLIADIVTTFVGLNLGLAESNPAARGAIESHGVVGMLGLKAFAVGVALACRPLLERAYRPIVPAGLAVPWLAAAVVNMYTISTVLSSSH